From the Zymomonas mobilis subsp. pomaceae ATCC 29192 genome, the window GCGCATCGTTTCCTATCATATCGCCGCTATTTTTGAAATCGGGGTTTATGATTACGATAAGGCCTTTGTCATTATGCCGATGGCGGATGCACAAACCTTACTCATGATGGATAATACAATCGGTATTATCGAAATCAGAACGACTAATGCTGACCATGTTGGGCAAATTCTCTCTTCTTTACGAGCAAGAGTCGCCAATGTTGGTGTTTTACAAGACTGGCGGACAATGAATGCCAGCCTGTTTCAAGCCCTGTCGGTTGAACGCGTTGTAATGTTCTGGATTTTAGCGCTTATTATTTTAGTCGCTGCTTTCAACATTCTTTCTTCCTTGATTATGTTAGTGCGCGCTAAAAATCGGGATATTGCTATTTTAAGAACAATGGGCGCTTCCCGCCTATCTATGCTTAAAATATTTATGGCGGTTGGTTTGGCTATTGGTGGTCTTGGCACCTTGGCCGGCTTAATTTTGGCCTCTATTATTTTATATTTTAGACAGCCTTTGGTCGATGCCATTCAATATTTTAGCGGTCAGGATTTATGGGACCCTTCTATTCGCATAATTACTCAATTACCGGCGCGCGTTGATCCTATTGAAGTATTGGGAATTATGGCGCTCTCTCTTGGCTCCAGTTTTCTTTTCACCCTTTATCCGGCATGGAAAGCCGCCAGCACTGATCCTGTAGAAGTCCTGCGCTATGAATAGCCCTACCCCTTTTTCTATAGATGACAGAAACGCCGTCGAGATATTCGATCTTCAGCGTAGTTTTATGCAGGCTGGACATTCTATACAGATTCTGCGTGGCATTGATCTTATAGTTAAAAAAGGGGAGATTTTAGCCCTTCTTGGGCCCTCCGGATCAGGAAAATCTACATTTTTACAGGCTGTAGGATTGTTAGAAAGGGGTTTCACAGGGTCAATCAGAATTGCCGGACAGGAAATTAACGCTCTAAGTGATAGGGATCGAACGACTATCAGGCGTGATTATCTCGGTTTTGTTTATCAGTTTCATCATCTGTTACCTGATTTTTCAGCGGTTGAAAATGTCATGTTGCCTCAGCTTATTCAGGGAAAAAGTCCAAAAGAAGCAAAAGAACGGGCCATTTTTTTACTGGTTAGTCTGAAATTGAAAGATCGACTCCACCATCATCCGGCTCAATTATCGGGAGGTGAGCAACAACGTGTGGCCGTCGCACGGGCATTAGCGAATCGTCCAGCGGTCGTGTTGGCCGACGAGCCAACAGGTAATCTTGATGAAATGACGGCTGATGTTGTTCTTAATGAATTTTTGAGGCTCGTAAGACGACAAGGGTCGGCAGCCATTATCGCAACGCATAATGTTACAATGGCTAAAAAGATGGATCGCATCGTAACCCTGCATGAAGGCCACCTCATAGAATATTACTAATGAGGCGGCGATAATTGTCTTATTTCTTATGCAGTATCGAGAATATTTCTCTAGATATTGATCTATTTAAAATTTATTTATGGCGGCTAGAAGGTAACGGTAAAATAGTACTGTGTTTTAATTCTTCCATAGAAAATATCGCACTGACGTCTGTTAATTTCACACTATTTACAAGCTTTTTATAAAGATTATCGTATTCTTGAATACTCGATACCTGAAGCTTTAAAAGATAATCAATATCCCCCGCTAAGCGATAAAACTCCATTACTTCTGGTAAGTCGTTGACTATACGAATAAAGTTATCCAGCCATTCTTGGGAATGTTCCGCACATCGAATACAGACAAAAACAGTAATGCCCAGACCTATCTTTTGCGGATCAAGCAAAGTTACACGATTGAGAATAACCCCATCGGCTTCTAATAAACGTATCCGACGCCAGCAGGCATTCGCAGAAAGGCCGGTCTTTTCAGACAACTCAGCCATGGTTACAGTAGCATCTTGCTGTAATAAAGCCAAAATACTACTATCAAAATTATCCAGTTTTCTGACCATAATTAGAGATATTTCCCAAAAAATTCTGCATATTATTGGAACATAATAACCTTATTTCATAATTTCTGCAAAATTTTTTTAAAGTTCTCTTTTCAAAAGAAACGCAATAGTAAAAATTATAGATAAAATATTAGTCTATAAAAAATTTTTCTATTGTTTAACATTATAAATAATGCATTACTATATTCACATGACAGTTAATCACAAAGCAAAAACTCACAAATAATTTCTTAAAGATCAATGACTAATCTTTTTGAACGCGATCGGGAACAGCATAACGCTATTTCTTTATTACTTGCTTTTTCTTCATCAGATTGAACAAAATCGCGATGGTCGCCTTGCCCCGAAATTAAACCGACAAGACAAGCGCCACACACACCTTCTTCACAGGCCAGCGAAATCTCAATACCCGCTTCATCCAAGGCTTCTGCGATACTTTGTGTAGGCGTAACCGTAATTACCTTTTGGGTTGAAGCTAATTCTACTTCAAAACTTTCCTCATTGGCATCCCCAAGCGCAGTAACCGCGGAAAAAGCTTCGCTGTGAATATGGTCAGCTTTCCATCCATATTTTTGCGCTTCAGTGGCAATTTTTTCCATAAAAGATTGCGGGCCACAGTGATAAAGTTGTGTATCGGGTGAATATCTTAGCAACTCGGCAGGAAGATTATGCCGTAAACTATCCCCCTGGCGGCTATAGTGAATAAAGATTTGGCCTGAACTAAAACCTTTTCGAAGACGTGCCATAAAAACACTGAAATCTTCACTAGAGGTATAATAATGTAAAACAAAAGGCTTCTTTTGATGATCAAGCGTTTCTGCCATTGCGAGCAAGGGCGTAATACCAATACCCCCCCCTATTAAAAGATATTCTGCCGCTTCTTGTAATTGAAAATGATTACGGGGAGGTGAAATTCTAAGCCTATCACCGACCTTTAAATAGTCATATAAATATGCAGAACCCCCACGGGATTTTTCTTCCCGTTTGACGCATATGAGATAGGAATCGCGCTCTCTCGGATCATTCGCCAATGAATATTGGCGTATGAATCCTTCAGGTATATAGACGTCAATATGAGCACCAGCCTCGAACGCAGGAAGCGGCGAGGCAGATTCAGGAACCAGTCGAAAACTGCGACTATGTTCGCCTTCAAAATGGGCTTCCGCAACAGTAACGGTAATCAGTTGATTCATAGAGAAAGGCAGCCTCCAAAGAAACAAAATACAAAGACAGAAAAATCAATTTTTTATAGCGCAAACAACCCTAAATAGCTTTTCTAAAAAGTTGAAATTTTCAATAATTTTTTAAAGCAATCGTCAAATTATTTTGTGTCTTCCGAACAACAGAAAAGCCTTGCAAAAAAGCTTTATATCCTCAACAAAACTGTGACTATTTAAGCTATTTTTCATATAAAAACGCTTTTTAGGATATGATATTGTTATATAATTTTATTATAAATTAATAATAAATCTATCCTTTTGATATTCGCTTGTTATCCGTTTTATTATTTTAAATAACTGCTAAAGACGGCTGAAAGTCACGTTCTTTTTATCTTATGTTTTCCGTTGGAGGAAATAATTATGCTGAGCGATATCGAAATCGCCCGGTCCGCAACTTTGAAGCCTATTACTGAGATTGCGGGTCATTTAAACATTCCTGATGAAGCGGTTTTACCCTTCGGTCATGATATTGCCAAAATAGACGGACGTTATCTTCAATCTCTGTCCTCACGTCCTCGTGGTAAGTTGGTGTTGGTCAGTGCAATTACCCCGACGCCAGCAGGCGAAGGCAAAACAACCACCACGGTTGGTCTTGGAGATGCCCTTAACCGTATCGGGAAAAAGGCGGTCATCTGTCTAAGAGAACCTTCTCTTGGCCCCTGCTTCGGTGTCAAAGGGGGTGTGCAGGAGGAGGCTACGCTCAAGTTGTTCCTATGGAGCGTATTAACCTGCATTTTACAGGCGATTTTCATGCCATTACGTCAGCACATGATTTGCTGGCAGCCATGATTGATAATCATGTTCATTGGGGTAATGAACCGATATTGGATCGTCGGAGCATTACTTTCCGGCGCGTCATTGATATGAATGACCGGATGTTGCGCAATATGGTGATAGGCTTGGGCGGTGGCGCCAATGGCTATCCCCGTGAAGCTGGCTTTGATATTAGCGTGGCCTCGGAAGTTATGGCAATTCTTTGTCTTGCCTCTGATCTTAAAGACCTTCGGGCACGGATCGAACGTATTATTATCGGTGAAGATAGTGATCGCAACCCTGTTGCTGCGGCGTTGATTAAGGCAGCCGGGGCCATGACAGCGCTTTTAAAAGACGCTTGCCAGCCGAATCTGGTGCAGACATTAGAAGGTAATCCGGCGCTTATTCACGGTGGCCCCTTTGCCAATATTGCCCATGGCTGTAATTCGTTAATCGCAACGAAGGCTGCGCTTCATCTTGGCGATATTACCATTACCGAAGCGGGATTTGGTGCCGATCTTGGTGCTGAAAAATTCTTTGACATTAAATGCCGCCAAGCCAATCTTGAACCTGATGCTGTGGTTCTGGTGGCAACGGTGCGTGCCCTTAAAATGCATGGCGGTGTTGCCCTGGCCGATTTAAAGCAGGAAAATGTTTCCGCACTTGAAACGGGCTTTGCCAATCTTGCCCGCCATGCAGAAAATCTTGCCAAATTCGGTGTCAAAGTCATTGTTGCCATTAACCGCTTCAATACAGATACCCAAGCAGAACTGGACACTCTTCAGGATCTTTGCGCGGGTATTGGCCTTGATTCGGCGATTTGTACTCATTTCAGCGATGGCGGTGCTGGAGCGGAGGATCTTGCCCGTAAACTATCTGGCATACTGGATGCCCCCAAAGAAGATAACTTCCGGCTCCTTTATCCAGATGAAATGCCTTTATGGCAAAAAATAGAAACGATTGCGAAAGAGATCTATCGCGCTGGTGAAGTTATTCCCCAAGGACAGGTTTTGAAAAAGCTGAAGAGCTTTGAAGAACAAGGCTTTGGTGACTTACCTGTTTGTATCGCCAAGACGCAATCTTCTTTTTCGGCTGATCCTAAAGCCAAAAATGTGCCTACCGGCCACAGCTTCCCCATCCGCGAAGTTCGGTTAAATGCAGGAGCGGGCTTCATTATCGCTATCTCGGGCAATATTATGACGATGCCGGGTCTTCCCCGTCATCCAGCAGCCGAAAATATTGATATTAATGAAAAAGACGAAATTATGGGGCTTGCCTGATAATTTTATCGTCTTCGTTTAAATGTCTAAAAAAAAGGCTTCCTAATTTTTTAGGAAGCCTTTTTTGTAAGAGGATAAATTTTAATCGAATGGATTATCAGGGGATCGGAAATGCAATCGTATGGGAACCGCCCCAAATCCTAAATCAGATCTCAGGCTGTTGACTAAATAACGTTCATAGCTTGTGGGAAGCTGATCAACACGGGTACCAAATAAGACAAAAGTCGGTGGTCTTGTTTTGATCTGCGTCAAATACCGCAGTTTGATCCTTTTACCGCCCGGTGCTGGGGGGGCATGATGCGTAATAGCGCGAGTCAACCAACGATTTAACTGGCCAGTAGAAACACGACGGCTCCAAGCTTTTCGCGTTTCAAAAGCGGCTTTTAGCAAAGGATCAATACCACGCCCCGTAATCGCGGAAATCGTTATTAACGGCACGCCTTTTACCTGTGCAAGGCCGTCATCTAGCCCTTGCCTTATCGCTTGTAAAAAAGCTGAAGGATTTTCGACCATATCCCATTTATTGATAGCAATAATCAGACTGCGCCCTTCTTCCAAGACGCGATCAGCAATCCGTAAATCCTGACCTTCCAGCCCTTGAGTTGCATCTAAGAGAAGGACAACTACTTCGGCATAATCAATAGTGCGGAAGGTATCCATAACGGATAAACGTTCCATCTTATCGACAACCCGCGCTTTTTTACGAAGTCCGGCTGTATCTATTAAACGCACAGGACGACCTTGCCATTCCCAATCAATGGCGATTGAATCGCGCGTAATACCGGCTTCTGGGCCCGTAATCATGCGATCTTCGCCAATCAACCGATTAATCAGGGTCGATTTTCCTGCATTAGGACGACCAACAATCGCCAATTGCAGCGGTGTTTGATCAATCTCTTCTTCTGTTTTTTCGGTTTCATCCTTTTCGTCATCCAAGGCTACTTTTTCAGAAGTCTCCCCTTCAACAAAAGGCAACAAAGCCTGAAATAAACCGACTAAACCTTCTCCATGCTCTGCCGAGAAAGGTAAAGGTTCCCCAAAACCTAACGAATAGGCTTCCAAGAAACCGGACTCCCCTCCCCGTCCTTCGCATTTATTGGCAACGACAAGAACAGGTTTTGATAAAGCCCGTAACCAGCGCGCTATTTCTTCATCAAGCGGTGTAACACCCTGTCGTGCATCAATGACGAATAAAGCGACATCGCAGTCTTTGACGGCAGCTTCGGTTTGAAAACGCATTCTTCCCGGTAAGCTAGCCGGATCTTCATCTTCAAAACCTGCCGTATCAATAGCAAGAAAACGTAACCCAATAAGATCGGCATCCCCTTCACGCCGATCACGAGTTACACCGGGCCGATCATCTACCAAGGCTAGTCGTTTTCCAACTAACCGATTAAATAGAGTCGATTTACCGACATTAGGGCGGCCAACAATGGCAACGCTTGGCATATTAATTTCCTAGTTAGGGCTTATAAAAGCCCTTAGAATAAATGAATTTTAATAAAATAAGGTAGTTCTAGCGCTGTTATTGCCATGCTTCCAACCGACCGTTTTCACCTAAAAGATACAGTTTATTACGGGCGACAACAGGAGTAACGACCATGGGCATCTTAATGTTCCGTCGCGCCATCATCTGACCATCAGTCGGATCAACCTCGATCACTTCTCCATGATTATTTGTCAGGATAAGACGATCACCCGCCAAAATAGGCCCATTCCAATTGATAGGCCCAGTTTTTCTATTAGGATTAACCCAAGTTTTTAACTGACTCATCCAACGAATATGGCCAGTCTTACGAAGAATAGAGAGTAATTTACCATCCATCGTCACGACAAATATCCATTGCCCGGCCACCCAAGGGGTAGAAAGACCCGCTATATTGAGTTCCCATAACCGTTGACCTGTAAACAGATCGACAGCGACCATTCTTCCGCCCTGACCAATGGCATAGACATGGCCGGAATCAATAACAGGGAAAGCATCAATATCCGACAAACTGCCAACCGAGGTTGAAATGCTGGTACGCGAAAGCGCATCCTGCCAAACTTCATAGCCATTTTCATAGCGATAAGCATTTAATTCGCCAGAAGAAAAACCCGCAACAATAGTACCATGAGAAATAGAGGGCGCAGCGGCTCCAAAGACAGCAGTAGCTTCTAATGTAGCCGCATCAGACCAT encodes:
- a CDS encoding lipoprotein-releasing ABC transporter permease subunit, whose product is MILTAYERMIARRYLLPGKEEAFIFLVASISLLAVTLGVAALIIVMSVMNGFRAELFDKIVGINGHAVVQGYNGQLINWRPILEEAKNTPGVVSAIPLIEQPLMASHEGRVEGVLLRGMEMGDIKGNTLIRSNIREGNLNALRQGSNSVIIGIRLAEQLGLHAGDDISLISPAGQTTPFGTVPRIVSYHIAAIFEIGVYDYDKAFVIMPMADAQTLLMMDNTIGIIEIRTTNADHVGQILSSLRARVANVGVLQDWRTMNASLFQALSVERVVMFWILALIILVAAFNILSSLIMLVRAKNRDIAILRTMGASRLSMLKIFMAVGLAIGGLGTLAGLILASIILYFRQPLVDAIQYFSGQDLWDPSIRIITQLPARVDPIEVLGIMALSLGSSFLFTLYPAWKAASTDPVEVLRYE
- a CDS encoding ABC transporter ATP-binding protein, whose amino-acid sequence is MNSPTPFSIDDRNAVEIFDLQRSFMQAGHSIQILRGIDLIVKKGEILALLGPSGSGKSTFLQAVGLLERGFTGSIRIAGQEINALSDRDRTTIRRDYLGFVYQFHHLLPDFSAVENVMLPQLIQGKSPKEAKERAIFLLVSLKLKDRLHHHPAQLSGGEQQRVAVARALANRPAVVLADEPTGNLDEMTADVVLNEFLRLVRRQGSAAIIATHNVTMAKKMDRIVTLHEGHLIEYY
- a CDS encoding Lrp/AsnC family transcriptional regulator, which translates into the protein MVRKLDNFDSSILALLQQDATVTMAELSEKTGLSANACWRRIRLLEADGVILNRVTLLDPQKIGLGITVFVCIRCAEHSQEWLDNFIRIVNDLPEVMEFYRLAGDIDYLLKLQVSSIQEYDNLYKKLVNSVKLTDVSAIFSMEELKHSTILPLPSSRHK
- a CDS encoding PDR/VanB family oxidoreductase, which translates into the protein MNQLITVTVAEAHFEGEHSRSFRLVPESASPLPAFEAGAHIDVYIPEGFIRQYSLANDPRERDSYLICVKREEKSRGGSAYLYDYLKVGDRLRISPPRNHFQLQEAAEYLLIGGGIGITPLLAMAETLDHQKKPFVLHYYTSSEDFSVFMARLRKGFSSGQIFIHYSRQGDSLRHNLPAELLRYSPDTQLYHCGPQSFMEKIATEAQKYGWKADHIHSEAFSAVTALGDANEESFEVELASTQKVITVTPTQSIAEALDEAGIEISLACEEGVCGACLVGLISGQGDHRDFVQSDEEKASNKEIALCCSRSRSKRLVIDL
- the der gene encoding ribosome biogenesis GTPase Der; translation: MPSVAIVGRPNVGKSTLFNRLVGKRLALVDDRPGVTRDRREGDADLIGLRFLAIDTAGFEDEDPASLPGRMRFQTEAAVKDCDVALFVIDARQGVTPLDEEIARWLRALSKPVLVVANKCEGRGGESGFLEAYSLGFGEPLPFSAEHGEGLVGLFQALLPFVEGETSEKVALDDEKDETEKTEEEIDQTPLQLAIVGRPNAGKSTLINRLIGEDRMITGPEAGITRDSIAIDWEWQGRPVRLIDTAGLRKKARVVDKMERLSVMDTFRTIDYAEVVVLLLDATQGLEGQDLRIADRVLEEGRSLIIAINKWDMVENPSAFLQAIRQGLDDGLAQVKGVPLITISAITGRGIDPLLKAAFETRKAWSRRVSTGQLNRWLTRAITHHAPPAPGGKRIKLRYLTQIKTRPPTFVLFGTRVDQLPTSYERYLVNSLRSDLGFGAVPIRLHFRSPDNPFD